In the Parasteatoda tepidariorum isolate YZ-2023 chromosome X2, CAS_Ptep_4.0, whole genome shotgun sequence genome, gtgaataatttattgctttttaaggttatcggatcagaaattaTGATGTAATGCGTGTTCAACGTTTCGCATTCGATTATAATTGCACATTTTTGCAAAGACTCTTGCGtagttagttcaatcagaataactgcgaattaaaatttcaagaaagtacctaaaGTTTTAGATTGccattttttgtaagaaaaagtgagaaaaactaaatatttagtagcttatattttattttgattaatttctaactaactgttagttgtactttgtgccactaaaccctacattcaatcaatcaatcaagctaactgttagtttttacccagaaacatttcgaaacaatcaagacagcacaagttcttagaataaataatattaattatgagaattataattcttatatattattataattataagaataattataagaactataattcgcatatattatcataattagaagaataattatgagaattataattcgtatatattattataattataggaataattataagaactataattcgtatatattatcataattagaagaataattatgagaattataactcttatatattattataattataagaataattataggaattatagcaataataataattagaagaaatgtGTTTGCGGATAATGTACAATGGAATAACCCTCTACATGTAAAAAATGCgttgagcaatgaattaaaaattcttattctttgtgtttgtaatacaaagaaattggcaataaacaattttgtttaattataataaagtttcttttttgtttattttcttcctaacatccatatttcatgCATTCAATCAAGAATCCTAAAGTCCAGTCATTTGACcggctatggtagaaatagCTATGtattaagtgttggtatgtttagtgttaattactcataaaatagaatttgggttcatgcgcacaactggttccctttttaaataatctgctcagactacttataaaatgCCGTGTGGAAGCTTTCTATATTAAGAGGTGATGGTACAGTGCTAGCTAGATGTTAAACgaggcttttaaatttaataaaaaattgatttagaaataaatagaatgttGCGGTTTATTTGACGCTAAAAACTATCCAGTCGCAATCAATACTGACATATTGACTCTTTACAGTTAGAGAAACAATACAAagggcaaaaatatttaagcgatATCGGTTGAATCGCTCCCTGAGTATTTCAAAAAGGcgtatacttaaaatttgatttctcaggaactatttaaccaatttcactcaaaatttgcattttgccatgcaaaataacatactttaaaataatgtaaaaaattgtgtaccttGCGGTTCAATTTTCCatcgactattatttaataaactaataaaaataaatatttactaaaatatattttttgcatggaaatatcttatatgataaacaaattttataactgtgtgcaaaaatgtttcaattcgcttaaaaatttcacgagatatagcgaaatacgcaaaaagtaaaaataatatttggggGTTCAAACTTAGGATCGCTCTCCTGGCCAGACTAATGgtaccatatttttcagattacgACTAGAATCCGAATCTAAATCGGGAccagaaatccgaatcctttgaaagaaatttatgtttactcagagaaagcacgtttttgtgtctgatttcgtaacttaaaatattatctgcattaattaattagcatatttgagatcccCCTCTCAAGAATGAGtcatagaacgtgaagattcaatcattagatcaaaagtcattcagaATGGTCcggtttttttttcgttttttgagcactgaacaaacaaatatttgctattatttttttcatatcagGATTTTGAAATATGGAAACAACTTTTTGTTGATGGCATTTCAATGGATTATAACTTATAAACAATTATGCACGAAATTACATATTGATTGCTGAATATTGATTACTGAATGCTGATTACtgaatactgatttttttcagGGTGAATTACTTACAGAATCAAATTATGTTAATGCATTATGGCCTGAAGTGGCTATTCATGTGCCTTTGATGGTAGAAACTTACAGTTCTAATGTTATTGTTCAACTTTATACCGATCATCTTAAATGCAGACCTCGTGTAGACTACCAAATATTTGTTGATTTACTTTACGAAGGCTCTGTGGTTGATGCTTGGCTTAAACCCACCATTCTTACAAGCAAACAACTAACAGACTGGATGTGGAACTCTTCTTTTGATGTAACATTGGGTTGTGAATTTTTTGACAGAGCTGGAAATTATTCagtaagtaaaagaaaaagtttgacTTATATTTCTGGGCAACAAAAAATAGGCTTAAAAAATGTCCacctcaaaaaaaaataaaaaataataataataattctgccCCCTCCTCTGAAGgtgattgtttaattttactttattttcataactgtcgttgaactaAACctaactaaactcagtggcacgaaAGCctatagagggccaaggcctactgtgtccatctcagttttcttgaccttgaactctggggtgcaggagcagatgttccggtcaggtggtcagccgaacgcggaacccccagtgtttaggtGCCAAGCATGCTtcgtactcatttatcgacccactgtaGGGATGATAGGCTGAATCAAAAGCCCGAGGattgaacccaggacctgtggcacgggagagcaaagcgctaccactcagccaccgggtgtCCTGTCGTTaaactgccgacccaatttttagttATCTATGTTCAACTCCCGTCTGCTGGGTGGTCTGGTGGTCAGCTTGCCTGAATGCGGTTTCGAATCCCGCTGAGAGCATTGTTTCTCTGTATGTTGTCTTctgttgtgtgaatgtggcccaccttATAAACAGGTATCTGTGGCAGCGTGGAGTGAGTAGTGTTGCTCACCTTAGTGACTTTGGTTTACAGGTGCCCACCgggtaacgataaatgagcaactcctccggcatcttctaaggcgaagaacgaaagttcagtgcctgccattattaagaaaaaaatgtttggctccgtagttttgtaattttgaacccaatccgaaAGAAAAGGTAATTCTTGGGTCAAGCATAGGGAGAAATTAGTCATCGCGGGGGACTGTTTGATAAAACTGACCCGCGTTTACGTTACGAggagaagaaaaccatgaaaacctcacAGGGTTAGATTggcagcaaggggactctaacccatgatccgtctaccactgatgatactTTACATCAGCACTGAGGTCGTTGCTTATCGATTCGAACCCAACTCCCTTCATTGGGAGGCAAATGCTCCCTCCCCTGAGCCTCCACGAAAATaagaagtagttttttttctctttttccggGTTAAAGAACAACCCTAGATCTTAAACATGTTTTCAGAATTAACCATAattctgcaaattttagtttgaagattttttttttcccgcaatatttaattttttggcaaAATTGGACATGGTCTAGATATCTAGTATTACATTGTCTGTTGGAGTAATAATGGTTAATGaataatttgtattgatttgtAATTGCTCTGacaaagttaaattataaattttttttctaggtcCACGTGAGAAAAGACGCTTCCAAAATCGCATCGAGTGATATAATTTTAGTGATATGGAGTCATCGCTATTCTGTGAGTGTTGCTAAAAGGTCTATACAACCTTGCGATGGAAGTCTATCTGTAATCTATCATTACCCGAGATGCATTTTGGATCAAGACAGAATACGTGTTTATGGTAAATCAGTAAAAGGCCCTCTAAAATATATCAGAGAAAGCAGAATAATCAACGGTAAACACGCCACCAAGTTATCTTGTGATATTTTTGAAGATGGATATCAAGAGTATTGTTTTAACTTTGTCAGCATAGCTCGGAATGGTGCAGTTTTTGATCTGAAAACCCATTGTATCCCAACATTGGTTGAAAGTAGTAAGTAATGTTCTGTGTTTCATTATGATGgattaatgtttatttagcACTTAGCCAGTGATAGCAaacactacattatttttgtacaactcatcatcatcatagttggccagacagcccaatgtgggccaatgccttcctctgaagatttcgccataatgacttccgatttatctttgatctcagattcttttcattaattgcaagaaaatcagacttCACCGAGTCAGCTCATCTCGACCGTGACCATcccgctttcttgttccagcGGGTTTAAATAGTtgcatcttttttattgtattgtcatcactcattcgaatcacgtaggccatccaattcattcaatttatttttatgtatttaataatatcgggttgttttattttattttattttataaccgtcgttgagcagccgacccaatttcatgggtatacgactacttacgttcaactccgtagccttgtaattttgaaccaatccagaagacaaggaaactcctggatcagtacccccagaggtattgatttgttgtgggaacatggaggactttgagactcgacagatttaacgtgcatcagtcaccatttactacacgggNNNNNNNNNNNNNNNNNNNNNNNNNNNNNNNNNNNNNNNNNNNNNNNNNNNNNNNNNNNNNNNNNNNNNNNNNNNNNNNNNNNNNNNNNNNNNNNNNNNNNNNNNNNNNNNNNNNNNNNNNNNNNNNNNNNNNNNNNNNNNNNNNNNNNNNNNNNNNNNNNNNNNNNNNNNNNNNNNNNNNNNNNNNNNNNNNNNNNNNNNNNNNNNNNNNNNNNNNNNNNNNNNNNNNNNNNNNNNNNNNNNNNNNNNNNNNNNNNNNNNNNNNNNNNNNNNNNNNNNNNNNNNNNNNNNNNNNNNNNNNNNNNNNNNNNNNNNNNNNNNNNNNNNNNNNNNNNNNNNNNNNNNNNNNNNNNNNNNNNNNNNNNNNNNNNNNNNNNNNNNNNNNNNNNNNNNNNNNNNNNNNNNNNNNNNNNNNNNNNNNNNNNNNNNNNNNNNNNNNNNNNNNNNNNNNNNNNNNNNNNNNNNNNNNNNNNNNNNNNNNNNNNNNNNNNNNNNNNNNNNNNNNNNNNNNNNNNNNNNNNNNNNNNNNNNNNNNNNNNNNNNNNNNNNNNNNNNNNNNNNNNNNNNNNNNNNNNNNNNNNNNNNNNNNNNNNNNNNNNNNNNNNNNNNNNNNNNNNNNNNNNNNNNNNNNNNNNNNNNNNNNNNNNNNNNNNNNNNNNNNNNNNNNNNNNNNNNNNNNNNNNNNNNNNNNNNNNNNNNNNNNNNNNNNNNNNNNNNNNNNNNNNNNNNNNNNNNNNNNNNNNNNNNNNNNNNNNNNNNNNNNNNNNNNNNNNNNNNNNNNNNNNNNNNNNNNNNNNNNNNNNNNNNNNNNNNNNNNNNNNNNNNNNNNNNNNNNNNNNNNNNNNNNNNNNNNNNNNNNNNNNNNNNNNNNNNNNNNNNNNNNNNNNNNNNNNNNNNNNNNNNNNNNNNNNNNNNNNNNNNNNNNNNNNNNNNNNNNNNNNNNNNNNNNNNNNNNNNNNNNNNNNNNNNNNNNNNNNNNNNNNNNNNNNNNNNNNNNNNNNNNNNNNNNNNNNNNNNNNNNNNNNNNNNNNNNNNNNNNNNNNNNNNNNNNNNNNNNNNNNNNNNNNNNNNNNNNNNNNNNNNNNNNNNNNNNNNNNNNNNNNNNNNNNNNNNNNNNNNNNNNNNNNNNNNNNNNNNNNNNNNNNNNNNNNNNNNNNNNNNNNNNNNNNNNNNNNNNNNNNNNNNNNNNNNNNNNNNNNNNNNNNNNNNNNNNNNNNNNNNNNNNNNNNNNNNNNNNNNNNNNNNNNNNNNNNNNNNNNNNNNNNNNNNNNNNNNNNNNNNNNNNNNNNNNNNNNNNNNNNNNNNNNNNNNNNNNNNNNNNNNNNNNNNNNNNNNNNNNNNNNNNNNNNNNNNNNNNNNNNNNNNNNNNNNNNNNNNNNNNNNNNNNNNNNNNNNNNNNNNNNNNNNNNNNNNNNNNNNNNNNNNNNNNNNNNNNNNNNNNNNNNNNNNNNNNNNNNNNNNNNNNNNNNNNNNNNNNNNNNNNNNNNNNNNNNNNNNNNNNNNNNNNNNNNNNNNNNNNNNNNNNNNNNNNNNNNNNNNNNNNNNNNNNNNNNNgtatagtctttagcgacgaatcccgcttccaactgtgtcctgacgatcatcgaagacgtgtttggagacgcacagggcagaggggggatcctgccttccctattgcacgccacaccggctcttagcaaggcattatggtctggggtgctatttcctttgacagccggacccctttggtcgtcattagaggtacacttactgcacagcggtacgtcgacgtaagacctgttttgctaccgttccttttgcagcgccctgggctggtttttcagctggacaatgccagaccacgtacggcacgtgttgctatgaactatCTGCAAGCCCGgaagctttatcggtctatgccacgccgggTTCtgaattgttctgaaattttaatcattcactattctgtacattgtcttcctatccaccaattttcgtttcaatcggacaactccttcttggtgcgtcgatttttttgttatagagtgtatatctAAAGTCTTATATCTACATCTGAATCTTATATCTATATCTgaagtaatattattatatctatcttagttatatctaaaatattgtaatgttCTATTCAAGAATGACAAAAACATATTAGgttgcttttctttttctagaaGAAGTAACGGTAACGACGACAGAGCAACCGCAGCTGTTGGACGATTGCCCTTGCGGCtgtgaaaaaaatgcaactgaCAAGATTGTCCTGAAAGCTGTAATTCAAAGATGCGATTCGGAAGTATCATATATTATGCACGCTTGGCCATCAGGGCATGTAGTTGTTAACATATTGAGTGTTGCATTTCCAACTGATAATTACTGGCTGATTATTAGGGATGGAAAATCACCACTTGGTCCAGTTCTTGCATTGATGGAAGATGTTACTGCGAGTAATTCAATCCATTCTATAACGCGCACAATTCGACTTGAAATTCACGTCAGTAACTCTACTACACTGCAAGAAGTAGTCCTTGTCTTCTCAGTTATGCAATCaggtatatttttagaatgtttgaaatattactgaattatgagtttataaatgtataatgtgcgtaataaataaatatataaataaataaataaatgaaataaataaggaaaactgCCCTTTTGACCCAATGATTGGATATTTACGTTCTAGTACTCactcttaatggttcgaggcggtaaccaaaaatatattaattaatattacNaataaataaataaataaataaataaaataaagaaaactgcCCTTTTGACCCAATGATTGGATATTTACGTTCTAGTACTCactcttaatggttcgaggcggtaaccaaaaatatattaattaatattacataactCACACAATTCGGCTAGAAATTCACGTAAGTAACTGTATTACACTGCAAGAAGTAGTCCATGTCTTGTCAGTTATccaatcaaatatatttttagaatattttaaatattattggagTATgagtttataaatgtaaaatgcgccccaaaaaataaataaataaaaataaataaatatttacgttctaggactcaccTTTTATGGtacgagggggtgacctcaaatatgcaaatattttaagttacgaaatcagacacaaaaacacactttctttgaataaacatacctttttttttgatggatttggatttctgactcccaaaatataaggggtagccacagtctgggaaatatggtcccaatagtttggccCGGAGAGCTGTCcgaagtttggaccctttaatgttaattttactttttacgtattttttcataattcggaaacgttttaagcaaattaaaaaatttttgcacgcaattataaaattcttttatccaaagataattctatgtaatagataacttttaataagtatttatcattttttattattttatttggtataagtcgaaaaatttttgaatggtaaggtattaaaattttttacattattttaaagaatatgctTTAcgtggaaaaatacaaaattttagtgaaatgaGTAGAACAGTTCCTGAATAATCAAATATGCTTTAcgtggaaaaatacaaaattttagtgaaatgaGTAGAACAGTAcctgaataattaaatatgctaaCAGTACCTGAATATAAAAGCGTGATAGCTTttacaaaatgataaatttgtaGTAGCATTCTTAGCGtaaagatggcgccactgagaaacaagaaacgcaccttccgccttaaattcgcttggtttcaccaagcaggcttgctggtattggcaagtgacattagagacaacaacaacatgtgataaattaactaatttacctatttgaaaaattttaatagtgtgtttttgatatttaggaGGGAagttgaagaaaattataatgagagaaaaaataaagcttcaaATGAAGCAGCGTTATTTAGTGGttataaccattttttaatttttttttaaatagttgctTCTATTGGCATTAAAGTAGTTATCAgatatctggaaaaaaatgaatgataacagatttatttgatttaatatgccttattatgtattttaaatgcgaattttaatttttcagaaataccGAGAGAAAGTTTAGCAATGGTTCGTCATCATGAAAAAAGTATCAGCATTTCAAGTAATTTATCAGCCGTCCATGTTACAATAATTATGTTAGCTACCGTCCTTTTTTCAACAACTGCcgttttaattttgttccatTTCTGCCGCTACATGAGAACCAGTAGCATTTCTCAAAACACCCAAGCACTTGATAGTCCTGAACTATTGACGTCCACTTCGGAATTGTCCATCAAATCTCCGTCCATTGGTCCAGAAGACTACCTTtacaatagttttatatttcgcTCATCTACATCTCTTCAACCGAGGCTCAAATGGGACAAACTACCTCCAAAAGTAGACGTAGTTAATACCGCATCACCAGTTCGAAGACGTAGTCGGCCCATCATAAAGAATGCTCAGAGAGAAAGTGCCACACCATTGACAGCTTCGGTTTCAGAACTTTCAACAACAGGCTCAGATGATGGTTTAGAAtatgattattatgattatGGCTGTCATCAAGAACCAGGTTCGTTCTTTTGTCCAGACCCTGTACTTATGGGATGGCCACCATTCATACCTTTGCCACCTCAAGGAATAGAAGAATTTGGTGATTATCCATTGCAGAATTTTACACCATCACCAGAACCTTCGTGATCTTAATAACAAAATCAAGGAGAGAATtgtttctaaatgttttaaaatctaaatgttAAGTGGTTAGAAAACTCGTAACTCCATTTGTTTCcaatattgatattaaatgtaAAGTAAAGCGTGCGTcgtattaaaatagtttatcaggaatttcaaaaaacataaagGTGGTagaaaaactgaattattaCTTTTGCGATCAtgtcaaaatttgtaataagtCTAAGTGAACGCACTGAGCACTCACTTTATTATGAACACATTTATGCAAATGAGCAATTGCGTCACACTGTTGCCGCCAGAGAACTAGTATAGTACTAGCTTGttttaggatttttattttttgtgcctGGTATTCTGAATAATACACCACACCCAGGCATGTTTAATGAATACGTTCGGTAATGCAAATGATTTATATCAATAAAGGAAAGGATAATGCATGTTACAAAATTGTcggtataataaaatattagattagGGCTTAATTTCGGCTCCTAAATCATCACCTCCTACACCAGAGTGTCTCCCCACGGTATTTTATACGTAGTCcgcgcagattatttaaaaagtgattcagttgtgcgcatgaacccaaattctatttgaaaagtaattgagagaaatttttcaGGCTTTTTCTTAAACTGATTTACTTTTATAGCGATCTGATCAGACTatttataagaaaccgtgtcgAGTGGTTGTCCTAGTAttcccactcagatgaattagttagagcTCCTCtcggggctgatgctaagatagCTACCACATAAGAGATATGAGTTGGCCCAGTCGTCCCTCAAAACTAATATAgtggtataaaaaatttcattatataatttatttctcttttaaaaaaacatttctgttcACCTCAATAATTCAATAACTGAAACACATAAAATGAGTTATGTAATGGAAGGGGCAAAAtgtatatataacatttaagtGGTTACTGAACCAGGTGAATATCCcctgtttaaataataagtatgcCACTAAAACAATTTTGACGGACCACTGGAAACTTCAGGTATTAGGaacaaaacagtttaaatttaattacatcgACAGTAGAATactacaaaaagaattttaaaactttactacAGGTGAAAGGCTTCTTAACGAGAAATTAAGATTGCCCGCTCAGTGTACATATAATTGCAAAATCtaagtacttatttatttatttatttgtaaaaagacAATGAAAAGGAACTTACAACTGATTTATTATAACGTTGATaccttttctatttaattttcaaagactggACAAATTCTGTTTCATAGTGGCCtttttttatacgtttttccaactgttctgattttttataaatttttttttaaagtttcgcACAAAAATGAGTCTAACTTTCCCCAGTATTGATAAACATCACAGCATTGACTGtctgtcatatatatatatatatttgaattatatggGATCGGGGGCTCTTAAAAacgcattttaaatttcaattttttttatcagaaaatgaaACAGCAAAAGCATACATTTTGCTTCTACTTGAAAAAATCTTTCACAAATAATCGTGAAACTTAGCATCTATGTTTTGCATAAAAACGTTTGAAAGTTTTTACATATGGAAGTTACGagttattctaattaataagacaaaatatgtttattattgtaGTAGATTTTACCACCagagattttattgttttattgtagTCATAATCTAGTCACATTATTACATATCATATTAGATAAAAGAAAGTCATTCTTTATGTATTTGTTAATGTGAGTCATATAAACCCTTTGCACACCCTTTGAGTAACTGTTGTTAGATATGCGACATTCACAATcaggaaatttaaaactttttatatcttaatgTTAAGTAATCTTTTTTCTCATGACTCTTAAACTGAGAGTTTCCACACGTCTTTGGCTGCTCAGACGAAAGTAATTTGTTCACAAGTCGtctttgtttaaagaaatgtgTAAGGATAGCAAAAATCAAAGCATAATGAAACCTGTGTAGTTAGCTACTTGTGTTGAATTGCTTTAGTAGTCAGATTAGACAGGTGGTCAACTTATAAAGGTGGATAggtcattgtttttctttttataatttctaataccatgtttttcatatatttttttatatattacacGTTTCGCTGGCGGCAATGGggaacaatcttttttttttttttttctgttgaatgatattttcgcgtcactgatttcaaatttgcaatcagttttttttctacaagctacagcttttattcaattttaataatatatttctttgaatattttataatgataatcGGTGTGGAACAGCGATCCCGATATTGAATTTACAACTCCCACTGTTCAATTttatagctttgtaattttgaactcaacccagaagacaagagatgTCCTGGAtgaagcattgggacaaactagcctctGTGGAGgaattttgatggaactaacccgtatttgcgttacatgaagaggaaaacaacgaaaacatCCAAATGTTCGCTGGTGGCAATGGGGATTATGACCCATGGTCCGTATACCACTGATTATATTtatacttcagcactgtggtcagtgcggtTCGGAAGCagattcatatcaaccagccaccatTGGGTCAACGCTTTGGGAGGCTACCGATCTATTTTCTGATCCACCACTGTTCAAATTACTAATATAGTCCAAACcaggattatttaaaattcactcaTGTGACAACTAAGTTTTCCCACTTCTCTGGCACGTAGGACGTAGTAGGAAAAAGTCGATAATACATTTCCGTTACGGTCATATGCCTTAtgttttaagtgttattttataaGGAGCAGGCAAGTGTATATCGCAGTATATAAACAGCATTTTTTCATCAACTTTtacgaaaaagtaaaaactaaactaaaaataatgttttgaaagaaaagtctGTAgctttaggaagaaaaaaattgaaatcccCACACCCGGATTCAGTCAGATCAAATA is a window encoding:
- the LOC107442107 gene encoding uncharacterized protein, which translates into the protein MWIWLLLAVLPSYQVNGGYWLSTAETHILFSGDIEVSFGISISNLSLRIQLFQNDTDGEKSIATRILPTNMIKGKIIFPCGTFQAAGQYVFKLLNAAQGELLTESNYVNALWPEVAIHVPLMVETYSSNVIVQLYTDHLKCRPRVDYQIFVDLLYEGSVVDAWLKPTILTSKQLTDWMWNSSFDVTLGCEFFDRAGNYSVHVRKDASKIASSDIILVIWSHRYSVSVAKRSIQPCDGSLSVIYHYPRCILDQDRIRVYGKSVKGPLKYIRESRIINGKHATKLSCDIFEDGYQEYCFNFVSIARNGAVFDLKTHCIPTLVESKCISKVLYLHLNLISISEVAFLFLEEVTVTTTEQPQLLDDCPCGCEKNATDKIVLKAVIQRCDSEVSYIMHAWPSGHVVVNILSVAFPTDNYWLIIRDGKSPLGPVLALMEDVTASNSIHSITRTIRLEIHVSNSTTLQEVVLVFSVMQSEIPRESLAMVRHHEKSISISSNLSAVHVTIIMLATVLFSTTAVLILFHFCRYMRTSSISQNTQALDSPELLTSTSELSIKSPSIGPEDYLYNSFIFRSSTSLQPRLKWDKLPPKVDVVNTASPVRRRSRPIIKNAQRESATPLTASVSELSTTGSDDGLEYDYYDYGCHQEPGSFFCPDPVLMGWPPFIPLPPQGIEEFGDYPLQNFTPSPEPS